In the genome of Desulfovibrio desulfuricans, one region contains:
- a CDS encoding putative bifunctional diguanylate cyclase/phosphodiesterase translates to MKILSPANIATSAIATDGGQSVEDAGKIYPIAALQSHYDDISLIDFETDIFSNIYHNPAHFAPADPALQLSEKIRADVAARVHPEDAGLFASFFSAQGLQKRLAGTPAFAAQDLRQKALDGSYRWVRIIAFAALRHGEGQMYLVCTEDMQSRHDTDEMGHDNEHLLQQKLDALRYKAVVDHTRTLVFEWRGKDLTYLSPRIPEMLAGDYDGRNPFDVWREDDVLYAGDMEPFDTCLARLALGIRSGEINVRLRRRDGQYIWCKVTYTKLDDGESNDRYIGTLNDVDASTRSEQALRLRAEHDPLTGAYNTQTFFEKIDKLVKNRAHEQYCILRFDVAGFKGINESFGLEEGNRLLRGIARLVRQRLTPEKEVFARLTADVFAVCLAGGSERALQFVQALSLRLEHYSDTFRVKLFFGICPVENPRTPAHILCDWAYLAQKTVKGSDIVNFAFYDEALRKKLHDESYITDQMYEALEKGQFRLFLQPKVQISSGRIVGAEALVRWQHPTDGLILPGRFIPLFERNGFIVRLDSHIWDQTCQILRTWLDKKYDPTPISVNMSRLHFNDDDLPNKLVSLLNKYNLPRHMLELELTESAFFANEPRLIRIMNELRAAGFVFSMDDFGTGYSSLSTLRDLPFSVVKLDRAFISDGINNQRGQIVARDTIALARDLDMSIVAEGVETKEHARFLLNSGCNCAQGFYYSRPVDTAEFEVLSFVQEKAFWVHPQLKADAVRLGLPISNEAPPREY, encoded by the coding sequence ATGAAAATACTTTCCCCTGCAAATATTGCCACTTCAGCCATTGCGACAGATGGCGGACAGTCTGTGGAAGATGCGGGGAAGATTTATCCGATCGCAGCGCTGCAAAGCCACTATGACGACATCAGCCTCATTGATTTTGAAACTGATATTTTTAGCAATATCTACCACAATCCTGCCCATTTTGCCCCTGCGGATCCTGCGTTGCAGCTTTCTGAAAAAATACGGGCGGACGTTGCCGCGCGGGTGCACCCCGAAGACGCCGGGCTTTTTGCCAGCTTTTTTTCCGCCCAGGGCCTGCAAAAACGCCTGGCGGGCACGCCCGCCTTTGCGGCTCAGGATCTTCGCCAAAAAGCCCTGGACGGCTCGTACCGCTGGGTGCGCATCATTGCCTTTGCCGCGCTGCGACACGGCGAAGGACAAATGTACCTTGTCTGCACCGAAGATATGCAAAGCAGGCACGACACTGACGAGATGGGGCACGACAACGAACATCTCTTGCAGCAAAAGCTTGACGCGCTGCGCTACAAGGCTGTGGTCGACCACACCCGCACCCTTGTATTTGAGTGGCGCGGCAAAGACCTTACCTACCTGAGCCCGCGCATACCCGAGATGCTGGCTGGCGACTATGACGGGCGCAATCCCTTTGATGTCTGGCGCGAGGACGACGTTCTCTATGCCGGCGACATGGAGCCCTTTGACACCTGTCTGGCGCGTCTGGCCCTGGGCATCCGGTCTGGCGAGATAAACGTTCGCCTGCGCCGCCGCGACGGCCAGTACATCTGGTGCAAGGTCACCTACACCAAACTTGACGACGGAGAATCAAACGATCGCTACATAGGCACGCTCAACGATGTGGACGCGTCCACGCGCAGCGAGCAGGCCCTGCGTCTGCGGGCGGAGCACGACCCCCTCACCGGCGCATACAACACCCAGACGTTTTTTGAAAAAATCGACAAGCTCGTAAAAAACCGGGCTCACGAGCAGTACTGCATACTGCGTTTTGACGTGGCCGGGTTCAAGGGCATCAACGAATCCTTTGGTCTGGAAGAAGGCAACCGCCTGCTGCGGGGCATAGCCCGCCTTGTGCGCCAGCGCCTTACCCCCGAAAAAGAGGTTTTTGCACGGCTTACCGCCGACGTTTTTGCCGTATGCCTTGCTGGCGGCTCAGAACGTGCGCTGCAGTTTGTTCAGGCGTTATCGCTACGCCTTGAGCATTACTCGGACACCTTCAGGGTCAAACTGTTTTTTGGCATCTGCCCGGTGGAAAATCCCCGCACGCCAGCCCACATTCTGTGCGACTGGGCCTATCTGGCGCAAAAAACCGTCAAGGGCAGCGACATTGTCAATTTTGCCTTCTATGATGAAGCGCTGCGCAAAAAGCTGCACGACGAGAGCTATATCACCGACCAGATGTACGAGGCGCTGGAAAAAGGCCAGTTCCGGCTTTTTTTGCAGCCCAAGGTGCAGATATCGAGCGGCCGCATTGTGGGGGCCGAAGCCCTGGTGCGCTGGCAGCATCCCACTGACGGGCTCATTCTGCCCGGTCGGTTTATTCCGCTTTTTGAGCGCAACGGTTTTATTGTGCGTCTCGATTCCCACATCTGGGACCAGACCTGCCAGATACTGCGCACATGGCTGGACAAAAAGTACGATCCCACGCCCATTTCGGTAAACATGTCGCGCCTGCACTTTAATGACGACGACCTGCCAAACAAGCTTGTCAGCCTCCTGAACAAGTACAACCTGCCGCGTCACATGCTGGAGCTGGAACTGACCGAAAGCGCGTTTTTTGCCAACGAGCCGCGCCTGATACGGATCATGAACGAGTTGCGGGCTGCGGGCTTTGTTTTTTCCATGGACGACTTTGGCACTGGTTATTCGTCCCTGAGCACGCTGCGCGACCTGCCGTTCAGCGTGGTCAAGCTCGACCGGGCCTTTATCAGCGACGGCATAAACAATCAGCGCGGTCAGATTGTGGCCCGCGACACCATTGCCTTGGCCCGCGACCTGGACATGTCCATTGTGGCCGAAGGCGTGGAAACCAAGGAGCACGCCCGCTTTTTGCTCAACAGCGGCTGCAACTGCGCGCAGGGCTTCTATTATTCCCGCCCGGTGGATACTGCGGAGTTTGAAGTGCTCAGTTTTGTGCAGGAAAAGGCCTTCTGGGTGCACCCGCAGCTAAAGGCAGACGCCGTGCGCCTGGGCCTGCCCATCAGCAACGAAGCCCCCCCCAGGGAATACTGA
- the rimO gene encoding 30S ribosomal protein S12 methylthiotransferase RimO, whose protein sequence is MTTVKFAASLKVWSLSLGCPKNRVDSERLLGSLGVAVQHVEHMGKARLVFINTCGFIDPAVRESVRAVVDAVQRLQKCKVKPLLAVGGCMVGRYGAAELAAELPEVDVWLPTADIPRWSAMLAAALGLPKPPVHIPGGGRLLSTGPSYAWLKVGEGCRHKCAFCTIPSIRGGLKSLTADDIADEARALLAQGVRELDLVAQDLTSWGVDLGLRHGLPSLLEKLVGLEGLAWLRLLYLYPSGVTPELLRFIRDCGAPLLPYLDIPLQHAHPDVLSRMGRPFAGDPRRVLDAVRAVLPDAALRTTFIVGYPGETEEHFEALCRFVEESRFQHVGVFAYQAEDGTEAATLPDQVPDEVKQWRRDSLMEIQADISNQLLAAHVGSRMQVLVDAPHPDWPGLHSGRVWFQAPEVDGITYVSGPGVAPGALVECDIVENSDYDLTALA, encoded by the coding sequence ATGACAACCGTAAAATTTGCCGCATCTCTTAAAGTCTGGTCACTGAGTCTTGGCTGCCCCAAAAACAGGGTGGACAGCGAGCGTCTGCTCGGCTCGCTGGGCGTCGCCGTGCAGCATGTGGAGCACATGGGCAAGGCTCGCCTGGTATTCATCAATACCTGCGGGTTTATTGACCCCGCAGTGCGCGAATCTGTACGCGCGGTGGTGGATGCCGTACAAAGGCTCCAAAAGTGCAAGGTCAAGCCCCTGCTGGCCGTTGGCGGCTGCATGGTGGGACGTTATGGCGCTGCGGAGCTGGCAGCCGAACTGCCCGAAGTGGACGTGTGGCTGCCCACCGCCGACATCCCGCGCTGGTCTGCCATGCTGGCGGCGGCGCTGGGCTTGCCCAAGCCGCCTGTGCATATCCCCGGGGGAGGCAGGCTGCTTTCCACCGGTCCTTCGTACGCCTGGCTCAAGGTGGGCGAGGGCTGCAGGCACAAGTGCGCTTTTTGCACCATCCCCTCCATCCGGGGCGGACTCAAATCGCTGACTGCCGACGACATCGCCGACGAGGCCCGCGCGCTGCTGGCGCAAGGTGTGCGTGAGCTGGACCTTGTGGCGCAGGACCTCACCTCGTGGGGAGTTGACCTTGGCCTCAGGCACGGACTGCCGAGCCTGCTCGAAAAACTGGTGGGGCTTGAAGGGCTGGCGTGGCTGCGCCTGCTCTACCTCTACCCCAGCGGCGTTACGCCGGAGTTGCTGCGGTTTATCAGAGACTGCGGCGCGCCCTTGCTGCCGTATCTGGATATCCCCCTGCAGCACGCGCATCCCGATGTGCTGTCGCGTATGGGGCGGCCCTTTGCGGGCGACCCCCGGCGCGTGCTCGACGCTGTTCGTGCGGTGCTGCCCGACGCCGCCTTGCGCACGACCTTTATTGTGGGCTACCCCGGCGAAACCGAAGAACATTTTGAGGCACTGTGCCGCTTTGTGGAAGAAAGCCGCTTTCAGCATGTGGGGGTGTTCGCCTATCAGGCGGAAGACGGTACGGAGGCTGCAACCCTGCCCGATCAGGTGCCGGACGAGGTCAAACAGTGGCGACGGGATTCGCTGATGGAAATTCAGGCCGACATCAGCAACCAACTGCTGGCGGCCCATGTGGGCAGCCGCATGCAGGTGCTGGTGGACGCCCCGCACCCCGACTGGCCTGGTCTGCACAGCGGGCGGGTGTGGTTTCAGGCGCCCGAGGTGGACGGCATCACCTATGTGAGCGGACCCGGCGTTGCGCCCGGAGCGCTGGTGGAATGCGACATTGTGGAGAACAGCGACTACGACCTCACCGCGCTGGCCTGA